The Corythoichthys intestinalis isolate RoL2023-P3 chromosome 2, ASM3026506v1, whole genome shotgun sequence DNA segment aGCTCAACCACACtgatgccgatcacacattgcttttttggaagttGTAGAAactactctagacattacgacgtaTGAagtatgttttcttcatacctttcccgaaaccaaaaactcggaggaaaaaatgtgaagaatgaatcaacttgcgcggactcttAACgggagctcggtgaatccattcacatttcatatgcagtcaacattttgttgggttggcatagtctttcagaggacaaagaggtaagacattttgatatttttaacttattttttagcgtgacgttgtgctgtgctgcttctgtctgacaatgaatgacctgaaaagaattaaaatggtatctgactgccagttatcttttctgttataaaaaaaaaaaaaaaaaaactttagtaagggggaagtgtaaataaattatagaattaagatttgttgtcaatgaaaaaattaaaagtgttcgttggcagtcactgagtagcatttgcgatcactacacaaaactaactaaattacccccaagaagggccagagacgtaggacaaccagaggatataatatataagaaggacagggctggtggtgaaggatagcttgttgaaacaggagaatgtcattgtcagtcgcgtcgataaaaagctaaggctatgcttaggtctgatcgttttttcgtctttttcagccttggacactcaagccatctgaacattttcatgttctttcacatctttaccagtgaatttggcaccagagacatcattttcggagcaaattgataggtttagctctgtaaacattttcttcgtacacgatttccattcatttcctaataGGGACAAACGATGGCgtgtccccccttagcaacagtagctaatgtcatgaatattaatgagcggaagtgacgtgttgcttgcggtacgtcaTTGTTCGTTGCTGTCTTCGTCCTACTCTTTCTTTGCTGAAAGTATGTTGAGACATTCACTGGCACTGTCGAGTGGCGTACATACCAAATTTGTAATTCTACTCATGTAATTCTAAGCTATATTTTTGTTAgaagaaattttaaaatgattttcaaAACTAATTTAAACATCTtttataattatatttatatctattttatatatacagtgctgctcgaaagtttgtgaaccccacagcgatggtcagattttttgtaaaaaaaactaaaataaccttattaaatgttaagttatacccaaatccacaatactgacattccaaataatggactgaaacaaaagaaatagttatattgtcattctttatttaacaaaagtggttgatttaagaaaaactcagatatcatgtgtgcaaaagtatgtgaaccccttcagttaataggatattgcgcctccttttgcagagattacctcaaccaaacggtttctgtagtgactaatcagcctctcacatctactttgggggatttttgcccattcttccttgcagaacgcagtcagttgagagaggtttgatgggcgtctggcatgaactgctcgcttcaggtcccgccacagcatttcaatgggatttaggtcaggactttgactgggccagtccagaacacgaatcttcttctttttcagccattccttggttgtattgctggaatgctttggatcattatcatgttgcatgatccaccttctgccaagctttaacttcaaaacagatggcgtcaggttatgttctaggatttgacaatattcctcagaattcatgattccctggactatgtggagttgtccaggtcctgaggatgaaaagcaagcccagatcttgacattcccacctccatgcttcactgttgggagaaggttcttttggtggtatgcagtgttgacttttcgccagacatggcggttttggttgtgaccaaacagttcaattttgcacctacatcagttgatgaaaactctttttaatttagtctcgacaacacaactgttaaaaaaacaaaaaaaaactactgaattgattgattaggaaatcaggttgaaataatagaaaattccaaaatgttgagggggttcacaaacttttgagcagcactgtatatatatatatatatattagggctgtcaaacgattaaaatttttaatcgggttaattacagcttaaaaattaattaatcgtaattaatcgcaattcaaaccatctataaaatatgccatatttttctgtaaattatatatatattctgtaaaataaattgtcggaatggaaagataagacacaagatggatatatacgtacattcaacatacggtacataaggactctagtgggcatttcactctactgtcatttaaatctgtctatgctgtcctcactccgaagcgtctactttttccaaagctagacagctagtgaacgacgccttaataatcagacttcttcctttttcatcagaTTTAttgataaaatagcctcaaaccattgtcctctttagactgtcataaaactacaaaaaaaaagtacacaagcattgcattagcaacaacgttagcttagcacgctatacaggttcactaaacataaacaaaaagcgtctcatacaaaaaatagaacatttcgcttactaacataatatgtacattctttacaacaaccatacttacagacaaatcttgtccaaggagcatatgagcacaacattacaacgtaggcgtcagcccgagacgtcgtgcaggcatattgaactggcaagaaaaaaataaaccatgtcgcaaagcgaccacaagagttcgctgttagacagcacaaaaagccttgctgtaaaacttaccaaaaggcagaatactgtctgagtgggacatgtgcgttaattgcgtcaaatattttaacgtgattaatttaaaaaattcattaccgcgcgttaacgcgataattttgacagccctaatatatatacatatatacatacatggagccTATTTATCATATGGATGTGTTTattcataaaatcagtaaaatataaatactttcacatttatttatttatttgaatgtATATTTCTGGCCACGCTTCCTAAAAAAATCCCAGAGGATACTGACACTGTACTTACACGCACATAAGCACGCGCACACATATACACAATAACGCATTCTTACTCAATTTTTCAGAAATTGGGAACCTTGATCCCGCAAAATCTGCGGGTGAAGACGAGGATACATCCCAGacattccccccaaaaagtgtCATACTTCCCTTTCTTAAACCTGGGGATGAAAATACGTTAAAATGTACAAAACAGTGAAATTCCTCAACCTCCGATGATGGAATCGCCCCCTGCCTGCAATATACTGGACACAAGgggtaaaaaaaatctaaatgttCCTGAAAATCCCACCAACCACCAAACTGCACAACTCTGTTGCCTCCCAGTGGCCATTAGGTAGTAGTGCGCCCTCAGCTGCAAACAATGAGCGCTGATTGTGACAtcagaaagaagaaaaacagaaaaatattttgtgtaaaaagCAGCTACACTCCATACCAATTGATCGTGGTAATTGCACCAATAAGTTGTTTGCAAAtcgcccccacccccccacctcacccccccccaaaaaaaaaaaaaaaaaaaaaaaaaaactaaaaaagaagACGAAAGAAAATAGGAACGCTCAGTAGGACATACAAAGTCTTTTAGTTTGAGTTATACTTGTGGCTGCTTTGATAAcaatttgaatgaatgaaagatgCAGGGAAGGAGCAGGAGCACACACTTCATCCCGACCGGCAGACAACTGCCGAGGACGCCACCTCTGCCCGAGGTGAAGAAACGCTTGGAGTTTAAAAATGAAGATCAAGAAAGAAGCATCGTCCCTTTCCATCATTTCACTGAGGTTGAGTGACTTTTTTGGTCTCATTTTTTACAGGCTGGAGGCCTGTCAAGTCGTCACTCAAGTTGTTGTTTTCATCTTTTGAACACTAAAGTCTTACTACTTCGTCTTTCGTGAACGGGCGGCCTTGAAGCTTGGTAGCGATGTAGCATGAACCAGTATTTATAGTTTCTCGAAGCCTAATtgtgtgggtttttttgttACTATTTTGGGTCTGATTATTTGcagacttgctgctggctaaatGGCCAGTATATGCATCCGCGTGCTTTGTAAAAGCCTTCGGCCTGTAGTATGTTGTTGCACACTTGagcccatttttctttgtttagttCAATTCATGACCTGTGATTATCTGATCCAAAGGGAGGAGAAGGTCACCCTGAACCAAACATAAAGCTCCGCATTTCAGGAACAAGAGCAGGTTTGTTATTCCATAGGTAATACTTCTGCAAGGGTTTCCCAACTTTTGAGGTAAGGTgtatatttaatattaaaacggTCTCTTAATATAACACCGAACACAAATGTCACCGAGATGTATCcaatatgatgatgatgatgactttttatttcgagcatgcacaaagaaacagaaatacagtatgattcaaataattatttgcacttgaaagggagtgggaagaaggAAAAATTTATTTAATCCCACCCCTGATCTCATCGTCCAGCATCCTTACTTCGTGGGATACTCCTGTCCACACAGTGAAAGAgaaacgaaaaaaaaagaaaaagcagacaaaaaacaactaaaccaaTAGAACTAAAGTTGGCTCATTAAAAAATttcaatatatacagcaattgaCAAGAACTGCATTGTCAGCAAATGTCATTAtactgtgaccagaccatattttaatacaacaatttaaattttgggatatttttttacaaattcacAATGCTTGAAGTGATTGTCTAAATCAGGATAGCCAACTCCGGTtctcgagggcccctatccagcttgtttttcatgtctccctcctttaaaacacctgaatcaaatgattagctCATCAGTAAGTTCTGCagtagcctgataacgatcctgtttatttgagtcaggtgtgttggacgaGGGAGACatagaaaacaagctggataggggccctcgaggaccgacaTTGGCTACCCCTGGTCTAAATTGTTCCAAAGTTTCActccacatacagacacacGAAAACGTGTGTGTGTAGTTTGAAATCTGGGTAACATAAAATCTCCAGAGCCTAGCAAACTATGCATACTCTCACAAACCTTAAAAAGGTTTTGTATATTATATGAGTCATTTCAGAATTGAGGATATTTTTGTCCTCCACCGTGAACTTAAAAATAATGCACTTTTTTGTGAATTAGTTGCCATGagacaaaatgttatttttagtaTCAGTTGagctggaaaaatacaattggagGACAGTTCATTGTGTTTAAACATGTTGATACCTACAGTCCAATTAGGTGTCTTTTTACTGTTTTGCTGTTGACATATAAGCCGCGAACTCCTATTacctgctctttgttgtgacTTCCACATGATTATCAGGACAAATCCCATTGGCCTTCTTCTTTGGATGATGCAGGAAATAACAATTAGGACAAAGTATTTGGtatagaatgtccccaaatgtaactaatctgATTCTTTGTTGCTTTAATTTGTATGTGTGTTTCACAAAATCATTGACTGGGATGCCATTTCATCTCCAGTGATTACAATAATATGCACTTAGATTGCTATAAATCACAGTCACTGAAACACATCAGCATCCCTGAGGATCAGATGCTAAAAATTGTGCCCTCTCGCAGGTGACACAGACTCCTTGCTGACTGGCATGAAGGGGTACCGGTTAACAGCGGGTGACCTGGAATTCATGAAGAAGATGCTAGTggacaaacaaataaaacagcTACAGGTTAGTTTTCGTTCTGTTGTCCATgtttacaacagaaaaaaatgtggtGTTTGCTCGTCAGGGAGAGCTGGAGGTCATGAAGGACGCAATACAACGAGAGCAGAATGCCTTGGAACTTACACTGGTCTCAAGTGAGAATGTGCAAACTGATCTTGAAAAGGTTGTTTTTAAACCCCAGGCTCcatttcttatttattttacattgaccATTTTGTGTGATGAAATGGCAGAACTACTGAAATATTTATTCTTTCAGTTCCCTTCAAGCTCTGAGCTCATGGAGCTTCTCAAGCAAGTACTTGAAATTGTGTCGCCATCATTCCAAGCGTTGGAGCTCGACGCCATGTCACTGCTGGCCATGGTGACCGAGGAAGATGTGGAGAAAGCGTTGAGCGAAAAGAAAAAGGCGATTGGTTGCATGGAGAAAGAGATTAGTCTGTATGTTTGGATATTTCAAGTGGGCAGTTAGTGTGGGTGGTTACGGTTGTAAACTTGAATGTCTCAGGAGGAAGAACAGTACGGCGCGAGTGGAGCTGGAGAACCATCTTATTGATGAGCAGGTGaggtaaaaaatgaaattaagagctcaCCTGGAAACGAAGCTAAGAGAATTATGAAACTCTTCTGTTTATTTGTAGATGGTGATTCAAGGATTAATGAGAGAATTGTCCGAACTTCaatctgaactggctcaacaagtaAGATCCTATCGATGCATCAATCCATTAATTTGGtttagggcaggggtgggcaaactattccacaaaaggccgcagtgggtgcgggtttttgttgcaacccattaagaggacacattttcaccaatctgctgttttacaaatgcaatcagtcgattgcagtcaggtg contains these protein-coding regions:
- the LOC130912042 gene encoding uncharacterized protein LOC130912042, coding for MQGRSRSTHFIPTGRQLPRTPPLPEVKKRLEFKNEDQERSIVPFHHFTEGGEGHPEPNIKLRISGTRAGDTDSLLTGMKGYRLTAGDLEFMKKMLVDKQIKQLQGELEVMKDAIQREQNALELTLVSSENVQTDLEKFPSSSELMELLKQVLEIVSPSFQALELDAMSLLAMVTEEDVEKALSEKKKAIGCMEKEISLRKNSTARVELENHLIDEQMVIQGLMRELSELQSELAQQDVRKNIKPDARSKTALHASRKPSSNDARPKTNLISFPSKARVEKAPKEAPGQQPLVCSKPPRGARGRPEVVRHTKSTVTQAESVKEADVSKTAQPARRRVQQQQRALEEPNNGPRRSKRIASRR